One Plasmodium cynomolgi strain B DNA, chromosome 12, whole genome shotgun sequence genomic region harbors:
- a CDS encoding hypothetical protein (putative): MTHACVIQPHFPFRNPNLNPNPNPITWMKPLPVPDDGNTNNNNFNFYNNGYFNGGNDDDDDDDDDDEIIDNSNDDNNDDEEANNDDDEDDEEINGNNENNNNNSQKKRKRNNL; encoded by the exons ATGACACATGCCTGTGTAATCCAACCCCATTTCCCGTTCCGCAACCCGAACCTGAACCCGAACCCGAACCCGATTACATGGATGA AACCACTACCAGTCCCGGATGACGGAAATACGAACAACAataactttaatttttataacaatGGATACTTCAACGGAGgaaatgatgatgatgacgacgatgatgacgatgatgaaaTAATTGATAACTCCAACGATGACAATAATGATGACGAGGAGGCCAAcaacgatgatgatgaggatgatgaagaaattaacggaaataatgaaaataacaataacaattcccaaaaaaaaagaaaaagaaacaatttGTAG
- a CDS encoding hypothetical protein (putative) yields MWHRGVLTLLCNSCRYVIHRWHVPLLGVDCNANPRHKQVLSNPAPRSRGIPKYLEKYIFYKQAPRNPKYKSQFINMYTAGRKYRQQIKKTG; encoded by the exons atgtggcACAGAG GAGTCCTGACCTTGCTTTGCAATTCATGTCGGTATGTTATTCACAGATGGCACGTTCCGTTACTTG GAGTCGATTGCAATGCCAACCCGAGACACAAACAAGTTTTATCAAACCCAGCCCCCAGGTCTAGAGGAATTCCCAAGTATTTAGagaagtacattttttacaagcaaGCGCCGAGGAACCCAAAATATAAATCGCAGtttattaatatgtataCAGCAG GTCGGAAGTACAGACAACAGATTAAGAAAACTGGTTAG
- a CDS encoding hypothetical protein (putative) → MPIDTVKIRYLIQSEIMNNKIEEAIEHINNLDKGILKKHKDLVFFLKKQQLLKLILNNNINEAILYSQQELAPYVNEKPSLISEIDDVMMLMAYQDFNSEEAKKLIQKIEKKKNTLKRIDDIILSYYNVDSESTLEYIVKNIFFTQNVLSSKYPCSIPKLKNLKTGYIEYYEKQKKRKNKKSSRKSRHKSKSKEKIFDDKTGEDTAKDFDVTNEDDYRSV, encoded by the exons ATGCCAATAGACACAGTAAAAATCCGTTACCTAATTCAAAGTGAAATTatgaataacaaaattgaggaGGCCATAGAACATATCAATAATTTAGACAAGGGG attttaaaaaagcataaggacctcgtttttttcctcaagaAGCAGCAactattaaaattaattttgaac AATAACATCAATGAGGCGATATTATATTCGCAGCAGGAGCTGGCCCCATATGTGAACGAAAAG CCATCCCTCATTAGCGAGATCGATGACGTCATGATGCTCATGGCATACCAGGACTTTAAC AGCGAGGAGGCCAAAAAGTTAATCCAAAAAatagagaagaagaagaacaccCTGAAAAGGATCGACGACATCATCTTAAGTTACTACAACGTTGACAGTG AAAGCACACTAGAATATATCGtgaaaaacattttcttcACGCAGAATGTGTTGAGTTCGAAG TACCCCTGCAGCATCCCCAAACTGAAGAACCTGAAGACTGGCTACATCGAGTATTAcgaaaagcagaaaaagagaaagaataaaaagtcCAGCAGAAAAAGTAGACACAAGAGCAAGTCCAAGGAGAAGATTTTCGACGACAAAACTGGGGAAGACACGGCGAAGGATTTCGACGTGACGAACGAGGATGACTATCGTTCCGTTTAG
- a CDS encoding hypothetical protein (putative) produces VPSNHTSQANHHPREHSVNEYKIRKKVSIEINQKIYSDSEKTHFDDKSFFKNNFGICENNHNQNVRKKKVKNDDQKAKKMLNKKNKTKLFVNLLFVVYYIFFLFHYIIEIQVNQIYNIVINTFTIIIITVLLSYIYFLRTRNKTLKKIIFYITTYINLLYCLYIYNTFTYWLNIYLNFTMSKRIYLKYKTLFKNVSFVFSYFSFDEVFFFLLIFYGLFFVTTSILTFTLFYYIYNFINYSF; encoded by the coding sequence GTCCCAAGCAATCACACCAGCCAAGCTAATCATCACCCGAGGGAACACTCCGTGAATGAGTAcaaaatcagaaaaaaagtgagcatAGAAATAAACCAGAAAATTTACAGCGACTCTGAGAAGACACATTTTGATGACAaatcctttttcaaaaacaaTTTTGGAATTTGCGAAAATAATCACAATCAGaatgtgagaaaaaaaaaagtgaaaaatgatgaccaaaaggcgaaaaaaatgttaaacaaaaaaaacaaaacgaagctTTTTGTAAATCTGCTATTTGTCgtgtattatatattcttccttttccattaCATCATCGAAATTCAAGTAAATCAAATATACAACATCGTTATTAACACCTTTACAATAATAATCATCACCGTACTTTTAAGTTATATTTACTTTCTGCGCACACGCAAtaaaactttaaaaaaaattattttttacataactaCGTACATAAATTTGCTGTACTGTTTGTACATTTACAACACCTTCACTTATTggttaaatatttatctCAACTTTACGATGAGTAAGAggatttatttaaaatacaaaacattATTTAAGAATGTCTCCTTTGTATTTTCTTACTTCAGTTTTgatgaagtttttttttttcttttaattttttacggCCTCTTTTTCGTCACCACTTCCATTTTAACCTTTACTctgttttattatatatacaactttataaattattccttt
- a CDS encoding hypothetical protein (putative): MVYHERRRKAAQCDVKRHNTTSYDEPIPKDPFNPLLLAYEKKKRHRHKYESTSGEEPNPVREERPNKPNPKVDLQHVRKNLWKSKAGGVCIPQISEDAN; this comes from the exons ATGGTATACCACGAGAGGAGGCGTAAGGCGGCACAATGCGACGTAAAGCGGCACAATACGAC CTCTTACGACGAACCCATTCCCAAGGACCCCTTCAATCCTCTGCTCCTGGCgtatgaaaagaagaaaaggcacAGGCACAA ATATGAAAGCACATCTGGTGAGGAACCCAATCCCGTTAGAGAAGAAAGACCAAATAAGCCTAACCCAAAAGTGGACTTGCAGCACGTGAGGAAAAATTTGTGGAAGTCTAAGGCGGGG GGTGTCTGCATTCCTCAAATAAGCGAAGATGCAAACTGA